One part of the Mesotoga infera genome encodes these proteins:
- a CDS encoding 50S ribosomal protein L32 → MAVPKQKRSRSRTHLKRVRMYSPIKVAVSTCPNCGEPKQPHRVCLHCG, encoded by the coding sequence GTGGCCGTTCCAAAGCAAAAAAGAAGCAGAAGCAGAACCCACTTGAAACGTGTGAGGATGTATAGCCCGATCAAGGTTGCTGTTTCTACATGTCCAAACTGTGGCGAACCAAAACAGCCACACAGAGTTTGCTTACACTGTGGCT
- a CDS encoding DUF177 domain-containing protein — translation MARIHELIVDLNSFEFRKTIDVVLDPDFTEEIKLTSVAEIHIELYKDKDSIIVTGSVKTVLEDNCARCLKVVSIPIAGTIEATYVLQDSVVFAEDGTSADLDNVLRLEGDLLDLSERVIEAIIVEVPQKVLCRKDCAGLCPYCGANLNEEPNHSCQKKEELPDGWHKVVSELKSKLKS, via the coding sequence ATGGCGAGAATTCATGAGTTGATCGTTGATCTGAACAGTTTCGAATTCAGGAAGACGATAGATGTTGTGCTGGATCCTGACTTCACTGAAGAGATAAAGTTGACTAGTGTCGCAGAGATCCACATCGAATTGTATAAAGATAAGGATTCGATTATCGTAACAGGTTCGGTGAAAACAGTCCTCGAAGACAACTGCGCAAGGTGTTTGAAAGTAGTCTCAATCCCGATTGCAGGGACAATTGAAGCCACCTACGTCCTTCAAGACAGTGTTGTTTTTGCAGAAGACGGCACAAGTGCTGATCTGGATAATGTTCTGAGGCTCGAGGGAGATCTGCTGGACTTGTCAGAACGCGTTATTGAGGCTATAATTGTTGAGGTTCCTCAGAAGGTTCTCTGCAGAAAAGACTGCGCGGGACTTTGTCCGTATTGCGGGGCAAATCTTAATGAGGAGCCAAATCACTCGTGCCAGAAGAAGGAAGAGCTGCCCGATGGCTGGCACAAAGTGGTGTCTGAGCTCAAATCGAAATTGAAGAGTTAG
- a CDS encoding ABC transporter ATP-binding protein has protein sequence MHLRIRDLHKQFDGEKIIDGFSFSIDGDFFLTILGSSGCGKTTLLRIIGGILKPDRGTVELDSKRLGFVFQDDRLIPWLTASQNISIVSPGCDPVEFLSFVGLKNHKSKYPSQLSGGMRRRLNIARALAFNPDIILMDEPFSSLDVVIKDRLMEDIQRIWMRRGISVIMVTHDPSEAARLSTDIVIIQDRLSKSDSIDLGSPEGRTMDEIDQIARSLLCRMKESSSFVQ, from the coding sequence ATGCATTTAAGAATTAGAGATCTGCATAAGCAGTTTGACGGGGAGAAGATAATAGATGGGTTCAGCTTCTCCATAGATGGTGATTTCTTCCTAACGATCCTCGGCAGCTCCGGTTGCGGTAAAACCACACTATTGAGAATTATTGGCGGTATCCTGAAGCCCGATAGAGGAACTGTTGAACTTGACAGCAAACGCTTGGGATTCGTATTCCAGGACGATAGGTTAATCCCGTGGTTGACGGCTTCCCAGAACATCTCCATTGTCTCGCCTGGGTGCGACCCGGTAGAGTTTCTCTCATTTGTTGGACTGAAGAACCATAAGAGCAAGTATCCTTCTCAGCTAAGCGGCGGGATGCGAAGGAGACTGAATATTGCAAGGGCGTTGGCCTTCAACCCTGATATCATTCTTATGGACGAGCCGTTCAGCTCTCTGGATGTTGTAATTAAGGACAGGCTAATGGAAGACATCCAGAGAATCTGGATGAGGAGGGGAATCAGCGTGATAATGGTCACACATGATCCTTCAGAAGCAGCGAGGCTCTCGACAGACATAGTAATCATACAGGACAGACTTTCCAAGAGTGATTCTATAGATCTCGGCAGTCCGGAAGGGAGAACCATGGACGAAATCGATCAAATAGCCCGTAGCCTGTTATGTAGGATGAAGGAATCTTCTTCATTTGTTCAATGA